The Chloroflexota bacterium DNA segment CGCGCCGGGGTGGACATGTTTGACGTGGACTTGGGATGCTACGACAACTGGTGGCTGCCGCACCCGCCGGCGTCCATGCCGCCTGGATGCTACCTGGAGGTGGCCAAGATCGTCAAGGACTACTTCGCCGAGCACGGCGTCAAGTCCAACGCCGGGCTGGATGTGCCCATCGTGGCCGTGGGCAAACTGGGCTACCCGGACCTGGCGGAGCGCGCCTTGCGAGAAGGGATGTGCGACATGGTGATGCTGGCGCGGCCTCTGCTGGCCGACCCCGAATGGCCCAACAAGGCCTACGCAGGCCGGGTCAGCGAAATCATCCCGTGCATCGGCGATCAGGAAGGCTGCCTCAACGAGTTCCTGGAGGGCGGGCATCCCCAGTGCGCCGTGAACCCGCGCACCGGCTTTGAGGAACTGCTGGCCGAGACGCCGCCCCGCGCTGAGAAGCCCAAGCGCATCGCCGTGGTGGGGGCCGGCCCCGCCGGGGTGGTGTGCGCCACGACGGCGGCCCGCCGCGGCCATCGCGTTACGCTGTACGACAGGAACGACAAGGCGGGCGGCACGCTCATCCCCGGCTGCGTCCCCAAGATCAAGTACGATGTCGCCAACTACGTGGACTACCTGAACGCCGCGGTGGGGCGCCACGCCCGCGACTACGACCTGACGGTGCGGTTCCGCACGGACGTGTCGCCCGAGGACCTGCGCGCGGGCGGGTTTGACGCCGTCGTCGTCTGCGCGGGCGCGAAGCCATGCGGCCTGCCCGTGCCCGGCGCTGACCTGCCCCATGTGGTCCAGGCGGTGGATGTGCTCCGCAACCCCGCGCTGGCCGAGGGCAAGGGCAAAATCGTGGTCGTGGGCGGCGGGTCCGTGGGCTGCGAGACGGCCTACTTCCTGGCCTACGAACTGGGCAAGGACGTAACGGTGGTGGAGATGCTGCCCTACTTCATGAAGGGCGTGTGCACGGCGAACCGTGGGCACCTGATCCATCACCTGGAGCGCAAGGGCGTGCGGCTGCTGAACTGCGCCACGATCCAGCGCATCGGCGAGCGCGAGGTGGTCATTGCGCGCAACGTGTCGCCGACGGTGCCCGACCCATACGTAACGTGGCGGCCCATTCTGCCCGAGAACGTGCCCAACCCGCTGGCGCGGCCCATCCGCGAGGAAGTGCGCGAGGAGACGCTGGCGGCCGACCTGGTGGTGCTCGCCGTGGGGATGAAGCCCGACGAGTCCCTGTACGAGGCGTGCGTGCGCGAGCGGGTGGCTGCCGAGGTGCACAACCTGGGCGATTCGTTCTCCGTGGGGCGCGTGTTTGAGGCGGTCAAGGCGGGCTATCGGGTAGGGCTGGCGCTCTGAGGCCGCGGCCTAAGGTGAGCAACAGTGGCAGAGGTCGCGACTCGGTTACAAAGTCCGTTGGTAGACCTCGTTGCGAGGGCGCGGAGCATCCGGGGCAATCCCTGGTCATACACCTCACCCCCGGCCTACGACCTCTGGCTCTCTGCGGGCGGCGAGGGGGAACGAGGGGGTGAGGTCGGGCGAGATGGCTTCGCTCACGATAACGCACGAGGAGAATGTGCGCGGAGTTCACCGACACAAGGTGAAATCGAGCCGAGATCGTGAAACGCTTGTAAGTTTTGTGTATCATACTACAATACTAGGGCGCGCACAGGCTGTATGCAGAAACACGGGGTGCATGTTTCGGTTCGCTGCCTGGGATGATCTGGGGTGGCTAGCGGTGGAAGGAAGAGGGGTTCCCCCTCACCCTGACCCTCTCCCCATGGGAGAGGGCTAGGGTGAGGCTGCTAACCCATTCGGGAGGTGTTTGCCATGCGGATTCTGATCACAGGTGGGACGGGACTCATCGGGTCGGCGCTGGCGGCGGAACTGGCGCAGGCCGGGCACGAGGTCATCGTGCTGACCCGCAACCCCGACAAGGCCACCGGCCTGCCGGCGGGCGTCCGCGCGGAACGCTGGGACGGGCGCACGGCGCAGGGCTGGGGGCATCTGGCCGACGGCGCGGGCGCCATCGTGAACCTGGCGGGCGCCAGCATCGCCGGCGAAGGTCTCCTGCCCAGCCGTTGGACGGACGAGCGCAAGTATCTCATCCTCCAGAGCCGCCTGGACGCGGGCCGCGCCGTGGTGGAGGCCGTGCAGCAGGCCGCCCACAAGCCCGGCGTCGTCGTCCAGGCGTCGGGCATCGGCATCTACGGGTTCGCGGACGACCGGGTGCTGGACGAGACCGCGCCCGCCGGGACCGACTGGCTCGCGCAGGTGGCCGTGCAGTGGGAGGCGGCGACCGCGCCGGTGGAAGCCATGGGCGTGCGCCGTGTCGTCATCCGCACGGCGGTGGTGTTCAGCCGAACGGGCGGGGTGCTGCCGCTGATGCTCCTGCCGTTTCGCCTGTTCGTCGGCGGG contains these protein-coding regions:
- a CDS encoding FAD-dependent oxidoreductase, encoding MDYEERLRQWVSGYGDWFADEGKLRDGRMTADLYPYTHLFQPIQVNGVKIRNRIVMGPMGNICMADETGRPSAKMIEYFVARAKGGVGLITSGLVPVSHGVDPSVTEPGGLSYFPRIDRSRTNYAGWRILAENCHAHGARFFIQLTPGLGRVGSPECLVKKYKLPISSYWNPNFYIPEVPCRPLTNRECWRIIKNAGQAAADAKGLLIDGVYLHGHEGYLLEQMTNPAFNRRKWGKFADWQAFGIELVREIRKRTGPRYPIMYRIDLSLALNATYGERMQSVKGLRRFRNERTVEMTLEYMVNLVRAGVDMFDVDLGCYDNWWLPHPPASMPPGCYLEVAKIVKDYFAEHGVKSNAGLDVPIVAVGKLGYPDLAERALREGMCDMVMLARPLLADPEWPNKAYAGRVSEIIPCIGDQEGCLNEFLEGGHPQCAVNPRTGFEELLAETPPRAEKPKRIAVVGAGPAGVVCATTAARRGHRVTLYDRNDKAGGTLIPGCVPKIKYDVANYVDYLNAAVGRHARDYDLTVRFRTDVSPEDLRAGGFDAVVVCAGAKPCGLPVPGADLPHVVQAVDVLRNPALAEGKGKIVVVGGGSVGCETAYFLAYELGKDVTVVEMLPYFMKGVCTANRGHLIHHLERKGVRLLNCATIQRIGEREVVIARNVSPTVPDPYVTWRPILPENVPNPLARPIREEVREETLAADLVVLAVGMKPDESLYEACVRERVAAEVHNLGDSFSVGRVFEAVKAGYRVGLAL
- a CDS encoding TIGR01777 family protein, whose protein sequence is MRILITGGTGLIGSALAAELAQAGHEVIVLTRNPDKATGLPAGVRAERWDGRTAQGWGHLADGAGAIVNLAGASIAGEGLLPSRWTDERKYLILQSRLDAGRAVVEAVQQAAHKPGVVVQASGIGIYGFADDRVLDETAPAGTDWLAQVAVQWEAATAPVEAMGVRRVVIRTAVVFSRTGGVLPLMLLPFRLFVGGPVGSGRQYVSWIHLADEVGAIRFLIENPAASGPFNLVAPDVMTNAEVSRVIGRVLRRPSWFPLPAFAMRLMFGEVATLLLEGQRAQPKRLLELGYTFRFPTLEAALRDLTR